GCCGCGCCCAGGGCCGGCACCTGCTGGCGCCAGGTGTGGCGCGTCTGCGGGTAGCCGTGGAGCAGGATGACGAGCGGGCCGTCCGCAGGCCCGGCGGTCGCGGCGCTGAAGCGGCCCTCGGCGGTCGCGATCGTGTCGCTCGAATGCGCGCGACCGTCGGTCATGGCGTCACGGTAGCCGCGGCGCCGGCGCCGGTCAATCCGATGCGCCGCGCTTCTGGTACCATACCCGCGCATGTGGAATCGGGCGGCCGCACCGGCAGGGGTGCGTTGACCTACTGCGTCGGCATCTGGACCCGGCACGGCCTCGTGATGGCGTCGGACTCCCGGACCAACGCGGGACACGACCAGGTCAACGTTGCGCGCAAGATGCACACGTTCGTGCAGCCGGGCGAGCGCGTGTTCATCCTGCTGAGCAGCGGCAGCCTCTCCTGCACCCAGTCCATCATCACGCTCCTCCGCCGCGACTTCGATCAGGGCAAGGGCCTGGCTCAAGCCCCGTCGCTCTACGACGCGGCGCGGGTGATCGGCGAGCAGGTGCGCCGCGTCTCGGACATGGATCGCGACGCCCTCGAGCGCGACGACTTCAAGTTCAACGTCAACCTGGTGCTGGGCGGGCAGGTCCGGGGCGAGTCGCCGGGCCTCTTCATCATCTATCCCCAGGGCAATCCGCTCCAGGCCAGCGAGGACTCGCCGTACCTGCAGATCGGCGAGACCAAGTACGGGCGGCCCATCCTCGACCGCGGCATCCGCTTCCAGCGCACCACGCTCGAGGAGGCGGCCAAGTACGCGCTGCTCTCCCTCGACTCGACCATGCGGTCGAACGTCACGGTGGGCCCGCCGATCGATCTCCTCGCGTACCGGGTGGACGAGCTCGAGATCACGCGGCTGCGGCGATTTCCCGCGAGCGACCCCGATCTCATCAAGATCGGCACGCGCTGG
The genomic region above belongs to Candidatus Methylomirabilota bacterium and contains:
- a CDS encoding peptidase, coding for MTYCVGIWTRHGLVMASDSRTNAGHDQVNVARKMHTFVQPGERVFILLSSGSLSCTQSIITLLRRDFDQGKGLAQAPSLYDAARVIGEQVRRVSDMDRDALERDDFKFNVNLVLGGQVRGESPGLFIIYPQGNPLQASEDSPYLQIGETKYGRPILDRGIRFQRTTLEEAAKYALLSLDSTMRSNVTVGPPIDLLAYRVDELEITRLRRFPASDPDLIKIGTRWEQALRQAVGRLPQIRFRAHRPAGSAQMPPGESIEVVEPSPTESTPAELQPQAKPPSP